The following DNA comes from Bryobacteraceae bacterium.
CCGCGTGACGGCGGCCGGCGAGACCGCCCTCTTCCACATCGCTGTCGTGTTGCTCGAGACGGTCGCGGACCCGGCCGGGCGGGACAGCGGCGATCCGCTGCCGCCCGAGTGGGCAAGGCCACACAGGACCGTGCGTCCAACCGCCGCACATCCCAGGGCGTTTCGCGGAACGAAGTCCCAACCGCCCAAATCCGCGCAACTCGCTGCCTTTGACGTTCGCCCGCATCTTTGCGACGCCCGGACGCCGCGCGACGCGCTATCGCCGTTGCTGAAATTCCGCGAGCGCGTCCTGCCGCGATTGCTGGAGGCCGGATACGGCGAACACGCGATCGAGGCAGCGCTTGGAGGCGCGCGCAGGCCGATGCCCGCGGAGTTCGCGATGGATATTTGGCCCTCGGTGCGGTGGGCGCTGCCCGCGGAGCCACGGCTGCGCTCGCTATTTGTGGAACTGGAGATGGCGTCCGATTCCCGGCTCCTGGCGGCGTTCGCCCGTCTGGTGAATCTCGCCGGCGGTAAGACGGCGGCCGGCTGGGCCGGTGTCGCGAGAACGCTGCCGGCCGGGCTTCGGCCCGTGCTTTTCGAAGTGCTGCTCGAGACGGGTAGCTACACCTCCCTTCCGCCGCGAGCGATCTCCGGGGAGCTTGCGGAAGTGGCGCGTCTCGCCAGCGAAGGGATGTTCCCGGTATGGCTCGGCCGCGTCCTGGCCAGCGCGGCGAAAGGGACCCGCCTGGACTACCTGATGGCTGGTTTCCGGCTCGCCGCCCAGTTTAGCCCCACATACGACTTCGCCGAGATCGGCGCGTGTGACGCCTTTCCGGAAGCAGTCGTGGAGGAGATCGTCGTCGAAACGGAAAGCGAGTGGATGGCGATGGGGCTTTGGGAGCGGTGCGGCGAGCTCGCGGGATTCGCTGACTTCATCCGCGAGTCGGCGTGGCGGCAGTTCTCGCAGCCCTCGAGGTACCGATACTTCAATTTCCTCATGGGTCTGCGCTATAAGGGGCTATCGCGGCGCGGTCTGAAACGGAAATGGGACGCACTCCGCCCCGAACTGAAGCGCATGGAGGGTGTCATCGCCGGCGCTGCGCCGGACTATCAGCGCAAGGCCGCCGAGTGCTTCGAGGACTGGATTTGGCATTGGGATGAACCCTCGGCGATTGAAACTGGGGTCGGGAGGGCGTGCCGGTTCCTGCCACGTCTTCTGGAGCCTCCGTTTCCGGCGAGCACCGAGGGCGCCAGTGCTATCGGTTGGTTCGCGGAACTCGAGGACGACAGCCTTTGGACCGCCGTGCTCGCCACGCCTCTGAAGAGCTTTCAGGCGATTGAACGCGCCTGCAAGCGGTCTGCCTCGGCGAACCTCATCGGGCGCGGCCTGCGCAGCTTCATCCGGTTCCTGCCCGCATTCGCCGTGGATGCGCTCTACGCCGAGCCTGCGAAACTGGCGCGCACGGCGGAGGTGGCCGGCGGCGTGGACCCGTACACCGTTAGGACGGTCCTCGCGACTTGCCGCGATCATCCTTTGTTCGGGCTCGACGCGCTCGATGGTCCATTGGCCGAAACCTGCGCGCGCATCCGGGAGCATCTGCCGCCAGGGGTGACGAATCCGATTCCAGCGAAGCTGAGCGCGTGGGCTCGCGGCGAGGTTCGCCTCACGGACGCGCAGCTCCGTCGCAGCCGGGTCGTTCTTGGGCAAAGGCTGGCTGGCACGCGGCTGAGCCTGATCGAGCGTGCCGTTATGGATCGGATTCAGCGCGACCTTCCAGCCGGGGAGCCGGGCCGCTCGAAACGCCACGCCTTGCGGATGCTGAGCAACGTTGACGGCAACCGTCGCGCACTGCGGCGCTTTCTGCGGGCCCATTGGGCCGGTGACCATGAGTACCTCGCGCGGCGCCCGGCCACCGTCGCCTGGTATCGCAAGCACCCGCGGCCGCCGATGGGCGCCTGATCTCGATTACCGTGGAGGCCGATCCGCTCGAGGTGCTCAAGCTCGGCACATACGTCGGCTCCTGCCTCGGGCTGGGCGGCCTCTGCGCATACTCGGCCGTGGCGGCGGTCCTTGATGCCAACAAGCGGGTCCTCTACGCGCGTGACCAGCGCGGTACGGTGGTCGCGAGGCAGCTCGTGGCCGTATCGAAGGACGACCGGCTGGTTTGCTTCGACGTATATCCCCTGTCCACGAACGCTGCGTTGAAACGTATCTTTCGCGAGTATGACGCGGCGTTTGCCGCCGCGCTCGGGCTACCGGTGTACCGCCCATCCCGAGAGGATGAATATGACATTGAATTCGTGATCGCCAGCCAATGGTGGGACGACTACATCGACGAAGCCGGCGCCAATCGGGGCGAAGAAAAACCGAAGAAACCTCTTGCCAACCGCAACCGAGATCCCCTATAGTAGTTTGTGATCCCCATGGAAGACAAAGATCGCGGACGCGCGTTGACCGCCGCTCTAGGGCAAATCGAGAAGCAATTCGGCAAGGGTTCCATCGTCAGGCTCGGTTCGAAGGAGGCGATTATTCCGGTCTCCTCGATTTCCACCGGCGCCATCTCGGTAGACTGGGCGCTCGGGATCGGCGGTCTCCCAAGAGGACGAATTTCCGAGATTTTCGGTCCGGAATCGTCGGGCAAAACCACCGTCGCGCTCCAGGTAGTGGCCGAGGCGCAGCGCGCCGGCGGCGTGGCGGCCTTCATCGACGTGGAACACGCGCTTGACCCGATTTACGCGCGGGCGCTGGGCGTGGACGTCGATAACCTCCTGGTCTCCCAGCCCGACTACGCCGAGCAGGCGCTCGAGATCACCAGTTCGCTGATCTCCTCCGGAGCGGTGGACGTGCTCATCGTGGACTCGGTGGCGGCGCTCGTGCCGAAAGCCGAACTCGACGGCGAAATGGGCGACAGCTTCATGGGCGTGCAGGCGCGGCTGATGTCGCAGGCGATGCGCAAGCTCACCGGCATCGTGTCGAAATCGAAGACCTGCCTAGTATTCATCAACCAGATCCGCGAGAAGATCGGCGTGATGTTCGGCAGCCCGGAGACCACCACCGGGGGCCGCGCCCTGAAGTTCTATTCCTCGGTGCGGTGCGACATCCGGCGCATCTCGGCGATCAAGGAAGGCGACACGGTCATCGGCAACCGCACCAAGATCAAGGTGGTGAAGAACAAGCTCGCGCCGCCGTTCCGCGAAGCCGAATTCGACATCCTCTACGGCCAGGGCATCTCGCGTGAAGGCGATCTCCTCGATCTCGCCGTGACGCACAACATCATCGAAAAGAGCGGGGCCTGGTACAGCTACGCCGGAGACCGGATGGGCCAGGGACGCGAAAACTCGCGCAACTTCCTCCGTGACAATCCGGATATCTTCGCGAAGATCGACGCAGCGGTCCGGGGCACCCTCGGCGTGGCGGCTTCCGCTCCCGTGGATGGCATTCCGGCGGACATGGCCGTCACCGACGCGGCGCCGAAAGCCTCCGCCGCCAGAGCGCGCAACTGACGCACACCGACGCGCTACAATGAGGCGTCTTGCGACGCCTCCTGCTTCTTCTCGTTCTTTGGTTCGTTCCCTCGTTTTCGCAAACGCGCCCAATCGCGTTTGAGAACGCCCGGATTATCCCGATCGATGGGCCGGAGATCGCACGCGGCACGCTTGTCGTCGAAGGCGGCGCCATCCGCGCGGTGGGCGCCAGCGGCTCCGTGGCCATTCCCGCCAATGCGGACCGGCGCGACGCCTCGAACCGCGTGATTATGCCCGGCTTCGTGGATACGCACAGCCACATCGGCATGAGCGGCGGCGGAGACGGAAGCGCGCCGATTCAACCGGACGTCCGCGTGCTCGACGGAATCAATGTCCGCGACGCGCGCCTACAGAAGGCACAGGCGGGCGGTATCACCACCGTGAACGTGATGCCCGGCTCCGGGCACCTGCTCAGCGGCCAGACCATCTATTTGAAGCTCCGCGATGGCCGCATCCTCGACGACTTCGTCATCCCGCTCGCCGGAGGCGTTTGGGCCGGCGGGATCAAGATGGCCAACGGAACGAACCCACGCCGGGCCGCGCCGTTCCCCGGGACCCGCGCGAAGGCGGCGGCGCTGGTGCGCGAGCAGTTCGTGAAGGCGCAGGAGTATCGCGACAAGATCCGGACCGCCGCCGGTGACGAATCAAAACTGCCCCGGCGCGACTTGCGCATGGAGGCGCTGGTGGAAGCGCTCGAAGGCCGGCGAGTGATTCACTTCCACACACACCGGCACGACGATATCCTCACAATCCTGCGGCTGCAAAGGGAGTTCGGCTTCAAGGTGGTGCTGCAGCACGTGAGCGACGGGTGGATGGTGGCCGATGAGATCGCCCGCGCCGGAGCGCCTTCATCGCTGATCGTCATCGACAGCCCGGGGGGCAAGCTCGAGGCGAAGGACAACCAGTTCGGCGCCGGCGCGGCGCTTGAAAAGGCAGGCGCGCTGGTCGGCTTCCACACCGACGACGGCGTTACCGATTCGCGGTGGTTCATCCGGCAGGCCGCGCTCGCCGTGCGCGCCGGGATGTCGCGCGAGAAGGCGCTCTACGGGATGACGCTGGCCGGGGCTCGAATGCTCGAGCTCGACGGGCGCGTCGGTTCGCTCACGCCCGGCAAGGATGCCGATTTCCTTCTTCTCTCCGGCGATCCACTTTCGATCTACACGCACGTCGAGGAGACGTGGGTGGAAGGAACGCGCGTGTTCAATCGCGCCGACCCAAAAGATCGCCTTTACGCCACTGGCGGCTACGGCGCGTCGCACGATCAAGGTAACTATCATCACGAGGACGACATCGAGCAATGAAGCCGCTGCTGGTACTCACTCTCGCCGTTTTGCCAGCCGCCGCGCAGATCGCCGTGCGGGCCGGCATGTTGCATACGCTTGCCGGAGAACCGATCCGTGACGGAGTGGTGCTCGTACGCGACGGCCGCATCGAGCGCGTGGGCCCGGCCGCGTCCACGCCCATTCCGGCCGGTTACCGAACGCTGCAAGCCGCCGTTGCGACACCCGGTTTGATCGACGCCCACACTGTGGCGGGGCTCTCCGGTTATCTCAACCAGCCGCAGGATCAGGAACAGACGGAACGCTCCGCTGCGATTCAGCCGGAGCTCCGGGCCATCGACGCCTTCGATCCGCGGGAGCGGCTCGTGGAATACCTGCGCGGGTTTGGCGTCACCACGATTCACACGGGTCACGGCCCGGGTCCGCTCGTCTCCGGGCAGACGATGATCGCGAAGACCATCGGAGAATCGGCGGACAAGGCGGCGTTGGTGGAGACGGCGATGGTGGCGGCCACCTATGGCGACGAAGCGCGGGAATCCGGCGGCAAGTCCCCGGGGACAAAGCCGAAGATGATCGCCATGCTGCGCGCGGAATTGATCAAGGCGCAGGAGGCGATCGCGAAGCCGCCTACCACGCGCGACCTCCGCAACGAAATGTTCCAACGCCTGGTGCGGCGCGAGATCCCTCTGCTGGTGACGGTTCATCGCGCCTACGACATAGCCACCGTACTGCGGCTCGGCAAGGAGTTCAACCTGCGCCTGGTGCTGGACGGCGCCGCCGAGGCGTACCTGATGATCGACGGCATCAAGGCGTCCGGGTACCCGGTGATCGTGCACCCGACGATGGCGCGCGCCGGGGACGAGACGGAGAATCTGAGCCTGGAGACAGCGTCGAAGCTGAAGGCGGCCGGCATCCCGTTCGCGCTGCAGAGCGGATTCGAGAGCTACGTGCCGAAGACGCGTGTGGTCCTGTTCGAGGCGGGGATGGCCGCAGCCAACGGCCTTTCGTTCCGCGACGCGCTCGCCGCGATCACGATCGACGCCGCGCGTCTGCTCGGTCTGGACCGGCGCATCGGGTCCCTCGAAGCGGGCAAGGACGCCGACATCGCCCTCTACGATGGCGACCCGTTCGAGTTCACGACGCACTGCACGGCGACGATCGCCGGCGGCAGCGTCGTCTTCGAGGGACGGCAGTAGCTGCGCTTCCAAGGCCCGTGGATGCGGGGACACGTCCCTAATTGATGCCGTACTCTTTCAGCCGGTATTGCAGAGTGCGAAGGCTGATGCCGAGCTGCGCGGCCGTCCTGGTGCGGTTGCCTGAGTTCGCCTCGAGCGCGTCGAGAATCGCCTGCTTCTCGATATCCTTGAACAGCACCGGCTGCACGGGTCCGGATTCGGTAATCGGCAGATCCTCCGCGTCGACGACATCGTCGAACAGGATCGCCATCCGCTCCATCGTGTTCTCGAGCTCGCGGACGTTGCCCGGCCACGAGTACGCCGTGAGGACGCGCTCGGCCGCCGCGGTCAGCTTGATCGGCGGCTTCCCGAGCGACGCCGCGGCGCGCGTCAGAAAATGCCGCGCCAGCGCGACGATATCGGCGCCCCGCGCACGCAGCGGCGGAGCCTCGATCGGAAACAGGTTCAATCGATAGTAGAGATCCTCGCGGAACCGCGTCTCGGCGACGGCCCGTTTCAGGTCGCGATTCGTAGCCGTGACCACGCGCACGTCCACCGTGATCACGCGTGTGCCGCCCACGCGCTCAAACGACTTCTCCTGAAGCACGCGCAGAAGCTTCGCCTGGAGATTCGCGTCCAGCTCACCGATCTCGTCGAGGAACAGCGTCCCGCCGTGGGCGCGCTCGAAGCGGCCGATATGCTGCGCGGTGGCGCCAGTGAACGCCCCTTTCTCGTGCCCGAACAGCTCGCTCTCGATGAGCGATGGCGAGAGCGCGGCGCAGTTGACGGCGACGAACGCACGCGACGCGCGCGGGCTGTTATCGTGGATGCAGCGCGCGATGAGCTCCTTGCCGGTGCCGCTTTCGCCGTGGATCAGAACCGTCGCCGGCGTTGGAGCCACCCGGCGGAGCAGCTCCAGCACATGCAGCATCGAGGCGTCGCCCGCCACCATCGACTTGCAGGCGAAGCGGCCCTGCTGTTCTTCGCGAAGCAGGCTTCGTTCGTGGCGCTCCACCCCACGGTCCAGCGCCTTGCGGACCAGGATGCGCAGCTCATCGGGGCTCGCCAGCGGCTTGCCGAGATAATCTTCGGCGCCGAGCTTCATCGCTTCGACAGCGGTGGGCACGGTGGCGAACGCGGTGATCATGATCACCGGCGTATCCGGGCTGTGCTCCTTGGACCACCGAAGCACGTCGAGACCAGTGCCGTCCGGCAGCGCGAGATCGGTGACCACAAGATGATACTGGCGCTTCTGGTACGCAAGGATCGCTCCAGCGACGTTCGGCGCGGACGAAACCGCGTAGCCCTCGCCCGAGAGGATGGCTTCGAGCAGCCCGCGAAATCCGGCGTCGTCATCCACGATCAGGATGTGTTCCATTCGATTCTCCTGGGAGGCGGACTTCGGCCACGGTTCCGCCGCTGGCGGCGTTGTCGAGCCGCAGCGTCCCACCGAGGGCCTCGGTGAGCTTGCGCGAGATGGAAAGGCCCAGGCCGGTGCCCGATGCCTTCGACGTGTAGAACGGCTCGAACAACCGCCGCCGGGCCTCTTCGGAAAGGCCGGGACCATTGTCGGAGAGCCGCAGCACGACGCTGTCGCCGTCGCTCTCGATCTCGAACCGGACCCGCGCGTTCTCGCCGCCGCCGGCGGCTTCGGCGGCGTTGCGCAACAGGTTGAGCAGCACCTGTTCGAGCAGTTGCGGATCGGTGGTCAAAGTGAGCGGCGCGGCCGAGGCCTCGAAGCCCGGCAGAATCTGGCGCGCGTGCAGCCGCATGGACTCGGCGAGAGCCTCGGCTTGCACCGCGCGAGACCTCGGCTCGGCTTTCCGGCCGTACACCAGAAGGTCCGCCGACAGCCGTTCCAGCCGGGCGCTTTGGTCCAGGATCGGTTCGAGCAGCGCGGCGTGTTCCCCGCGCAGCTTCTCACCGAGCAACTGCGCGAAACCCTTGATGGTGCCGAGCGGGTTGCGGATCTCGTGCGCCAGCACGGCCGACATCTCGCCGATGCGGGCAAGGTGCCGCATCTCGGCCTGGCGCTGCTCGGCTGCGCGCGCCCGCAGCACGCTCCGCGCCGTGAGAAACGCGAGCGCGACGATCATCAGCGAAGCGGCGGCCACCAGCAGCAAATGATGGCGCGCGTGCTCCACGAGGAAATCCGCCGCGCTCTCGGCGATATCGATCCGGGCCAGCCGCATGCCGCCGGCCGAATGAAACGGGATGTAAGTCCGCAGGACGCGCTCGCCGCCGGCGTTGAGCGCCTGGGTGCGATACAGTTCGCGGCCTTCCCAGAGGTCCGTGAGTTCCGGAGGGGAACTGTCGCGCGCCAGAATGGCGAGGTCCCAAAGCGCCTCCTCCTCGTCGAGTAGCGTCTGCCGCCACTGGTCTTCCGGCATGCCCGGGGGAAAAGTTTCAAGCCGCGCCGCGATGGAAGCGACACGGCTTCGAAGGTAGACCGTGCGTTGGGCGTCGAGCGCGCGATAGGTCCGAAACGCGCTCAACACCAACAGCGCGGGGAGCAAGGTTCCGAGCAATGCAAGCGGAATCAGGACTCGAGGCTGACGCATTGTTCCCGTTTGCGTCAGGAGCCTTGCTTCACCGGATGCCTGTGGCGGCCTCCCCGCCACAGCGGCCGGCCATCCTTGTCTCGGAACTCGAGCGTCTGCCTGGATTCGGTGAGCGTCACGCGGACTGCGATCGCTTCCTGTTCACCGCGTGGAAGCGCCGTCAGCGAGACTGCCTGTTCCGCCTTGGGATTGAAGCCGTTGTCGATGAGATAGCGGATCGAACCGAGCAGCACCTTCCACTCGCGCCCGTCGTTGGCCTTGACGGCGATCGTGGCCGGACCGCCTTGCGGGATGATGCTGACCGACGAAATCACGCCTTCGATCTCGAAGGGCTTCGGAGCCGGCGTCTGGGCCGCGAGCGTCGTGGCGGCAAGCGATGCGATGAGAAAGAACGTTCCGGATTTCATTTCATTCCCCTTCCTGAAAATTGTGGCGAACAGGCGTTGCGGGCGCGATTCCTACATTCACAGTACCGCGCCCGCGCGCGAGCGCTACCGGCGTCCGCCTCCGCCGCGACCGTTCCGCTGCGGGGTGCGCTGTCCGGAGCCATCGTGCTGGCCCTGACCCTGGCCCTTTCGCTGGTTCTTCTTCGCGCCTTGGCCACCGGAGCCGTCCCGCTTCTGGATGCCGCCGTTGGGGCAGTTCGGACAAGCCGGATCGGAGGCCTGGGCGAACGCGGTCATGGGAGCGAGCGTCAGAAAACCTGCCGCCACGATTGCTAGGAGTTTGTGTTTCATGGCTGATCACCTCGCTCTTCCTAAACGCAAGGAGTCTGCCATTTTGCTTTCGTTGCAAACAAAGGCGGTCCCGAAGGCGAAGCGGCCGGCTGCCGCGCAAGAACTGCGTGGCGCGCGCGGGATGTGCGCGCCGATCCCGATCGGAGCGGCGGGCTCAGGAACCGCGCAGGTCGTAGCAGAGGAGCCTCGGCCCTGTCCCGTGGATCGAATCCCTCGTGTTCTGCGAGATATAGAGCAGCCCGCGGCTCAACACCGGCAGCGCCCACGTCTCGCGCGCCGCGAACAGCCATGTCCGACCCAGTTGCTTGTAGCCCTTTGGGGTCAGCCGCAGCCAGAGAAGGTGTCCCAGCTCGCCGAGGCAGAGGAAGTCGCCGTCCACGGCCAGCAGCGTTCCGCGAAACGTACCCAGCGTCTGCTGACGCTGCTGCCCGTTGACCTCGAATGTCTCGTTCCACTCGGGCGTCTCACGCCACGCGATCTTGCCCGTTGTCGGATCGAGACACGCCAGCGACGCGTCGGGTTCGTTCCTTCCGTCGAATCCGTATAACACGCCGTCCCGATGCACCGGCGTATTGAAGTGCAGCCCGAACTCGGGGGTGGTGAACTTCGTCTTCGGCTGGAAGTCCGGACCGATCTCCACCAGCGCGCCGCCCGTCTTGTAGGTGGCCGAAATGAACACCTGGTTGTCGAAGATCACCGGGCACGACGCGTTTACCGACTCATAGCTCTTCGATCGCCACGGAAAGACGAAGTCCACCTTCCCGCTCTCCGGGTCGATCGACATCAGGCCGCCGGTCGGCGGATTCGACTCCCCGCCTGCGAAGACGAACACACGGCGTTTTCCGTGCACCACCGCCGGAATCGGCGACGCGTAACTCGGTCCCCAATCCTTCCCCGCCCGCCAGATCTCCTTCCCGCTCGATTTGTCGAGCGCCACCACGCACGGCCCGCCCGGCGCACCCACGTTCAGAATCAGCTTTTCCCCTTCGATCAACGGCGTCGACGCCGTGCCGAAGAAGTCCTGCGGGACCTTGTAGTCCTTGTTGATCTCGCGCTTCCAGACGACCTTGCCGGTGGCGAGTTCGAAGCAATTGAGCACGCCCTGCGCGCCTACCGTATAGACTCGCTCGCCGTCGATCACCGGAGACGCGCGCGGGCCGTTGTTGTACCCATATCGATCCTCGAACGTCGTTGCATACTGGTGCTGCCACAAGCGCGCGCCGGTTTCCGGGTGCATGCACTCCACCGATTCCATCGCGCCCGGACGATGAAAATAAACCAGACGCTCGCCGGCGATCGCGGGCGAAGCATAGCCCGTCCCCTTGGCGAACTCCCACACCAGCGGCGGCGGCAGCTTCCGCGACAGCTTCGTTTCCGTGGAGATCGCGTTGTGCGTGGGTCCGAGGAACGACGTCCAGTCGTGCGTCGCGGCTCCAGCCGTCAACGCCCGCGGCTTCCGATGCGCCTTCGCGCCTTCCGGCTGCTTCTGGAAAAACGGGACAAGCAATAAGGACCGGCGTCTCACCCGGCCATCATACCCGCTACCGGTCCTCAATGGTCTCCCACACCATCCGCAGGCCCTTGGGGACTCTTGCCTTCTTCGCGTCCCAATGAAGCACGCCCTCGCCTCTCGGCTTCTCCCGCACGAGGATGTCGAACCGTTTCTGCCTGCGCTTCGTGAAGATCGGGTCCATCCGCCTGGTCTGCCGGATCAGGCCCGAGGCCGGACCGGCGTCATGCATCGTCGCGCTGAAATCGAAAGACTCGGCGCCATCGGCCGATTTCGCCGTATGAAACTCGATTCCCACCACGTAATGCGGGAACGGCGTCGCTTCCTTCTCGAGCCGCACCAGGCGCCCGTGGAGCGCCCATCCGGCGGCCATCAGCGTCGTGCCACTGTGAACCACCGGCTTCGCCACCGCTGCGGTGACGGCGTCGCCGAGCGCTGCCCCGGCGGGGTCGATATCGTGAACGAGGTTCACCTCCACCGTCAGCTTCGCGGGCAGCGACGCCACCGGAGCCGGCCCCGGCGCCGGTGCTTCCGCGATCTCTGCCTCGTCGCTGTCGAACTTCAAGCGGGACTCGGCACGGTATTGCCGGCATTCGGCGAACACGCTGTCGTTGCGGTGTTCCTCGCCGTTCAGATCGACGAGCGACAGGCTCGCCTTCCGGGGCAAAAGAAACTCGCCGTCGCCGATCGGCGTGCGCGCGTAATCGATGATGTGCCGGATCGCCTGGATCCCGAGGTCTGGCGAAACCTCATCGGCGATCACCTCCAGCCGCACGAGGTCCAGCGTACGCGGATCGAGCGCAAAGCTTCCGCGCACACCCACCTCTTCTTCGTGCGGCGGAAACCGCAGCGTGTAGCGCGAGTGCTCCACGGGCAGTTCGTAGTCGAAACGGACCGCGGATTGGCCCGCGGCATCGCCGTCGCCGCGCAGCGTGAACCGGGTCGCCGGAGAAAGAAAGACGTGCTTCACGTGCAGCGCGAAATTGCCGGTGCTCACCACGCCCTTGCCCACCAGTTCGCGCAGCTCCTTGTCTTCGAACTTCTTCGCGTCCGGCCAGCTATACCGCTCGTTCTGTCCGATGAGCCCCACCTGCACGCGGATGCTGTCGAGCGGCTGAAACGCTACCGATTCCGAAGGCCGCCGGGCCCGTTCGATGGTCTGCAGGCACGTGTAGTCGGGGAGCTGTTTCAACGTATCCCGCAGTTGCGAGCGAAACTGTTCCAGCACCGCCGCCGGATCGCCCTCCGCGCCAAACGCCGCGGAGATGAAGAGGAATAAACCGCAGCACCGCTTCATGACCGGGCCATTATATTGATCCGGTCGGCCGAAGAAAAGGGGGCCTCAGGGGCGGCGTCAGGGGCGCCCGCCGGTGGCCTCCTCGCCGGTCTTCAGGTACTTCGCCAGCCACCCGTGCAACTGCTCGAAGAAGAACTTATTGTTCTCCGCCTTGAGCACCCAGT
Coding sequences within:
- a CDS encoding sigma-54 dependent transcriptional regulator, whose product is MEHILIVDDDAGFRGLLEAILSGEGYAVSSAPNVAGAILAYQKRQYHLVVTDLALPDGTGLDVLRWSKEHSPDTPVIMITAFATVPTAVEAMKLGAEDYLGKPLASPDELRILVRKALDRGVERHERSLLREEQQGRFACKSMVAGDASMLHVLELLRRVAPTPATVLIHGESGTGKELIARCIHDNSPRASRAFVAVNCAALSPSLIESELFGHEKGAFTGATAQHIGRFERAHGGTLFLDEIGELDANLQAKLLRVLQEKSFERVGGTRVITVDVRVVTATNRDLKRAVAETRFREDLYYRLNLFPIEAPPLRARGADIVALARHFLTRAAASLGKPPIKLTAAAERVLTAYSWPGNVRELENTMERMAILFDDVVDAEDLPITESGPVQPVLFKDIEKQAILDALEANSGNRTRTAAQLGISLRTLQYRLKEYGIN
- a CDS encoding PQQ-binding-like beta-propeller repeat protein, whose protein sequence is MRRRSLLLVPFFQKQPEGAKAHRKPRALTAGAATHDWTSFLGPTHNAISTETKLSRKLPPPLVWEFAKGTGYASPAIAGERLVYFHRPGAMESVECMHPETGARLWQHQYATTFEDRYGYNNGPRASPVIDGERVYTVGAQGVLNCFELATGKVVWKREINKDYKVPQDFFGTASTPLIEGEKLILNVGAPGGPCVVALDKSSGKEIWRAGKDWGPSYASPIPAVVHGKRRVFVFAGGESNPPTGGLMSIDPESGKVDFVFPWRSKSYESVNASCPVIFDNQVFISATYKTGGALVEIGPDFQPKTKFTTPEFGLHFNTPVHRDGVLYGFDGRNEPDASLACLDPTTGKIAWRETPEWNETFEVNGQQRQQTLGTFRGTLLAVDGDFLCLGELGHLLWLRLTPKGYKQLGRTWLFAARETWALPVLSRGLLYISQNTRDSIHGTGPRLLCYDLRGS
- a CDS encoding HAMP domain-containing sensor histidine kinase encodes the protein MRQPRVLIPLALLGTLLPALLVLSAFRTYRALDAQRTVYLRSRVASIAARLETFPPGMPEDQWRQTLLDEEEALWDLAILARDSSPPELTDLWEGRELYRTQALNAGGERVLRTYIPFHSAGGMRLARIDIAESAADFLVEHARHHLLLVAAASLMIVALAFLTARSVLRARAAEQRQAEMRHLARIGEMSAVLAHEIRNPLGTIKGFAQLLGEKLRGEHAALLEPILDQSARLERLSADLLVYGRKAEPRSRAVQAEALAESMRLHARQILPGFEASAAPLTLTTDPQLLEQVLLNLLRNAAEAAGGGENARVRFEIESDGDSVVLRLSDNGPGLSEEARRRLFEPFYTSKASGTGLGLSISRKLTEALGGTLRLDNAASGGTVAEVRLPGESNGTHPDRG
- a CDS encoding amidohydrolase family protein, with amino-acid sequence MKPLLVLTLAVLPAAAQIAVRAGMLHTLAGEPIRDGVVLVRDGRIERVGPAASTPIPAGYRTLQAAVATPGLIDAHTVAGLSGYLNQPQDQEQTERSAAIQPELRAIDAFDPRERLVEYLRGFGVTTIHTGHGPGPLVSGQTMIAKTIGESADKAALVETAMVAATYGDEARESGGKSPGTKPKMIAMLRAELIKAQEAIAKPPTTRDLRNEMFQRLVRREIPLLVTVHRAYDIATVLRLGKEFNLRLVLDGAAEAYLMIDGIKASGYPVIVHPTMARAGDETENLSLETASKLKAAGIPFALQSGFESYVPKTRVVLFEAGMAAANGLSFRDALAAITIDAARLLGLDRRIGSLEAGKDADIALYDGDPFEFTTHCTATIAGGSVVFEGRQ
- a CDS encoding amidohydrolase family protein, whose protein sequence is MRRLLLLLVLWFVPSFSQTRPIAFENARIIPIDGPEIARGTLVVEGGAIRAVGASGSVAIPANADRRDASNRVIMPGFVDTHSHIGMSGGGDGSAPIQPDVRVLDGINVRDARLQKAQAGGITTVNVMPGSGHLLSGQTIYLKLRDGRILDDFVIPLAGGVWAGGIKMANGTNPRRAAPFPGTRAKAAALVREQFVKAQEYRDKIRTAAGDESKLPRRDLRMEALVEALEGRRVIHFHTHRHDDILTILRLQREFGFKVVLQHVSDGWMVADEIARAGAPSSLIVIDSPGGKLEAKDNQFGAGAALEKAGALVGFHTDDGVTDSRWFIRQAALAVRAGMSREKALYGMTLAGARMLELDGRVGSLTPGKDADFLLLSGDPLSIYTHVEETWVEGTRVFNRADPKDRLYATGGYGASHDQGNYHHEDDIEQ
- the recA gene encoding recombinase RecA produces the protein MEDKDRGRALTAALGQIEKQFGKGSIVRLGSKEAIIPVSSISTGAISVDWALGIGGLPRGRISEIFGPESSGKTTVALQVVAEAQRAGGVAAFIDVEHALDPIYARALGVDVDNLLVSQPDYAEQALEITSSLISSGAVDVLIVDSVAALVPKAELDGEMGDSFMGVQARLMSQAMRKLTGIVSKSKTCLVFINQIREKIGVMFGSPETTTGGRALKFYSSVRCDIRRISAIKEGDTVIGNRTKIKVVKNKLAPPFREAEFDILYGQGISREGDLLDLAVTHNIIEKSGAWYSYAGDRMGQGRENSRNFLRDNPDIFAKIDAAVRGTLGVAASAPVDGIPADMAVTDAAPKASAARARN